The Cicer arietinum cultivar CDC Frontier isolate Library 1 chromosome 1, Cicar.CDCFrontier_v2.0, whole genome shotgun sequence genome contains the following window.
TcatgtattttaatattaaaaattataaatgtataGGTTCCCCATAAATCTTATTAAAgacactatatttttttttaccttattAAAGACACCATCTTTAATAGACACTTAACCTTAAATGTAaacaaaaattgttaaaaaaaaattgatatattattaaaaaaaattaaactaaataaatcgatttttttaatattcttttagtTATATTTAAAATCGAAAAAATATCAATCggtatcttttttttaatattttttgacgtCTTCTACTGGTATCTCCATAGTAGCAGAATAAAATAGTAGCTATCTTATTGAGTGAATTTTGATAGGTGGAGAATGGAGATGGTCTAAGAAAGTTAATCTTATTtcctaaaatatttgaatagtACGAAAATTTAAGCAGTGATTAGAAAACTTCACGCGTGCATGCTGCTACATATGGCACGTGGGAAGATTTGAAGCAATGAACAGAACACTTTTCAGAAAACTGAGAAGCAGAATGTGGGGCCCACATGAGATAGGGTAAGGTCATGGTCAATGGAGTATGGGTGGCTCGTGCAATCATAGACTCTTTTCTTACCTTACTTTCTCTTCTTTTCATGCCCTCAAAATACTTTTCACTCGTTGACTTGATCCACTCCCAATGCTTCTTTCAACGGAATCAGCTTTGGgctttttttacttttttttttggagcTTGATTCATGTAGTGGGCCTTCGTATGGGCTTTGATAACTTCATATTTGAGACTACAATGGACAGTGTGGGCCAGTTATGCTTGTCCATGGACCAGATACTGGGCTTGATGAACAACCACacattattttgttttacaaaCAAGAACAAAACTTGAAATCAATGCACAATGGTGGAGGGAATTGAAGTTGTTACTTAGCTATGAACCTAGAGCATATAGATGATACTAATGGAGATCATATGAATGATTATTACAAGTGATGTAAGTAATAAACAATCATCAAGGAACTCAAGTTGCAATTAATCCAACTTGAAAAGTTGATATTCTCTAAACATCTAAATGCAAAATTACTGTTGATATTCTCTAACACATTCTTCTCGAATCCACTTGTTATTACTATTCCAATAAAGTTTATGcgaattttttcaaaatagcaAGTGAAATCcacatattttatttcataactcAACTCACGTAAattttatacttaataataaaaaaagtgcaTTAGAGAATATGTTAATATCATTCCATAACATATAATCTATAATTAAACATTCaccattttttttccttttagagTAATGGGAATTATGGTGATGAGAGTTGCACAACACAACAATGACTACAAAGCTCTTTCTCACCTTCCAATTCTATTGGTTCAACACTCCTCCAAGCATCTACACTAGCTGAAGTATCAAATATATGAACAACAGACTTAGTCCTAGCTAATTCCCCACCACCTACCCTATAACCAGCCAAAAAAAACAATCTATTACCAATTGGTGCCATGGTCAAATACAATCTTTGATTAAGTGGCcaattttcataattatattCCAAAGTAGAAAGATTTCTCATATGTGACCCATCAACTTCATTCCAAAGTTTTCCATCATAAGCTTCAATGTGTCCTTTCCATGCATTCAAACAATCCCCTGAGCTAAAAAGTGTGTCATTCACTGCCACAATTTGATTAGGTGGAATATCCAATTGCCACATTCCTCCAATAACATTCCATTTTTTTGCTTCCATGTCATAAACTTCAGCTGAAGATCTTTCCACTATACTTGGCATTGTTACATCAGAATTTTCTCTTTCAGCAAAACCACCAACAATGTAAACTTTACCTTTCCATGTCACACCTATGCATTTGTACCTTAAAATATGCAAATTAGGCAATTGGGTCCACGTGTCATGATCTGGATCGTACAATTCGGATGATGAAATTCCTCTTGCACTTGCCAGCTTGGATTTTCCACCAGCCACAAATATTTTGTTGTCACAAACAGTACAAGCAAAATCATATCTTGCAACATTTAATTGTGCACAATTGAACCATTGATTTGTTCTTATGTTGTAACGTAGAACATTTGTTACAACTTTTATACCTTCGTCAAGAAATTCAGCTGAATCATCATTAACATGAACCTTTTCTTTGTGACAAATTTGGCCaccaattatataaataaaatcaccTAATGAAACCATAGCAAAATCTTTTAACACTTGATCATCAATTAGACCAGGGATTGTGCCAACATTGGTCCATGTGTTAATTGATGGATAATAAAGTTCAATTGAATTAGGGAGTGTGACATTTTGCGTTGGTTCTCTAGGACAAAAAATTGTTACCATGACATAATTGGAAAGGGGATTTTCAGGGGAAGGTGATGGTGGTGGTGAAGGAAGGGACCCCATTGGAGAAATTTGGGAGATTATAGAAAAAGTATATTAATTAGTGATATTTTTCAATTGTAATGTTTTGTGTGAGTGGGAAGTGGGAAATTTAACAATATAAAGAGAGGGTAGAGATATAGAGAAATGTGACggagaaaacaaaaaattgttgaCTTGTGAGCATCGACTAGCAAGAACTAATGGAGCTGAAATCAAAGGTTTTTCTTGTgatactatatatatatcattacaTTAATTTGGTGTGGTTATGTCTTATGTCTTATTTTATGTTCTTTTTGCTACTACCTCTATATTTACTTATAAATACTTATCgagaagatttttttttctcactaaa
Protein-coding sequences here:
- the LOC101509433 gene encoding F-box/kelch-repeat protein At1g16250-like, whose amino-acid sequence is MGSLPSPPPSPSPENPLSNYVMVTIFCPREPTQNVTLPNSIELYYPSINTWTNVGTIPGLIDDQVLKDFAMVSLGDFIYIIGGQICHKEKVHVNDDSAEFLDEGIKVVTNVLRYNIRTNQWFNCAQLNVARYDFACTVCDNKIFVAGGKSKLASARGISSSELYDPDHDTWTQLPNLHILRYKCIGVTWKGKVYIVGGFAERENSDVTMPSIVERSSAEVYDMEAKKWNVIGGMWQLDIPPNQIVAVNDTLFSSGDCLNAWKGHIEAYDGKLWNEVDGSHMRNLSTLEYNYENWPLNQRLYLTMAPIGNRLFFLAGYRVGGGELARTKSVVHIFDTSASVDAWRSVEPIELEGEKELCSHCCVVQLSSP